The following proteins are co-located in the Zonotrichia leucophrys gambelii isolate GWCS_2022_RI unplaced genomic scaffold, RI_Zleu_2.0 Scaffold_34_1600103, whole genome shotgun sequence genome:
- the LOC135460231 gene encoding PE-PGRS family protein PE_PGRS5-like, which produces MADPAAQSSLVSSSSSSTSVTSSSASSTRGLVGGSMSGFDPPNSSSSSSSSSSSQPVSLFAASPAAPGGRDRGAPQSPPESPESPFEVVPDRAAFDREFGPALAQIPEGRECHFPPSPRTATGTGTATGTGRAALARPVPGSAAALEEVSRCVREMHSFTSELLSWHLVEPHHGGDGGGDGGGDIGDGGGDGGEGNGGGRSGVNGVTGVTGAGNGVTTVGNGATGVTAMGKGVTSIGNGVTGVTAMGNGVSGVTQWMGKSVTGVTAMGNGFTGVTAVTGIGNGVAGGGIGSGLGNGVTVTASGVTAVTGIRGDIGAPSGGTDADSSGDSDDTVIEEAPAEAPPAVPRDVPKDVPRWLSPRPGCTSGTGGAPPAPPSRDPAPPGSVQELLFWRDVRKSAVAFGASLVLLLSLATLSAVTVVAHVALALLSVTISLRVYRAVVQALQKSDEGHPFRAYLDVDLALSPEAFQEHAAVVAQHVNRALRLLLHLFLVEDLVDSLELALTMWLMTYVGAVFNGITLLILADILAFTLPPLYEKYEVQINHYMALVRQQTKDLTAKIQAKLPGVAKKKPE; this is translated from the exons atggccGATCCCGCCGCGCAGTCCTCGCTcgtctcctccagctcctcttccaCCTCCGTGACCTCGTCCTCCGCCTCCTCCACGCGGGGCCTGGTCGGCGGTTCCATGTCGGGCTTCG ATCCCCCCaattcttcttcctcttcctcctcctcttcctcctcccagcccgTTTCTCTCTTTGCGGCTTCACCAG cggccccgggcgggcgggACCGGGgtgccccccagagcccccccgaGTCCCCGGAGTCTCCGTTCGAGGTGGTTCCGGACCGCGCCGCCTTCGACCGCGAGTTCGGGCCGGCGCTGGCGCAGATCCCCGAGGGCCGCGAGTGCCACTTCCCGCCCTCGCCCCGCACCgccaccggcaccggcaccgccaCCGGCACCGGGAGGGCGGCGCTGGCACGGCCCGTGCCCGGCTCGGCGGCCGCGCTGGAGGAGGTGTCGCGGTGCGTGCGGGAGATGCACAGCTTCACCAGcgagctgctctcctggcaccTGGTGGAGCCGCACCACGGCGGGGACGGCGGCGGGGACGGCGGCGGTGACATCGGGGACGGCGGCGGGGACGGCGGCGAGGGCAACGGCGGCGGCAGGAGCGGCGTTAATGGCGTCACCGGTGTCACCGGGGCTGGGAATGGTGTCACCACAGTGGGGAATGGTGCCACTGGTGTCACCGCAATGGGGAAAGGTGTCACCAGCATTGGGaatggtgtcactggtgtcaccGCAATGGGGAATGGTGTCTCCGGTGTCACGCAATGGA TGGGGAAAAGCGTCACCGGTGTCACCGCCATGGGGAATGGCTTCACTGGTGTCACCGCTGTCACCGGCATTGGGAATGGCGTCGCCGGTGGTGGCATCGGGAGCGGCCTCGGGAACGGcgtcactgtcactgccagcGGTGTCACCGCCGTCACCGGCATCAGGGGTGACATCGGCGCCCCCAGCGGTGGCACGGACGCCGACAGCTCCGGTGACTCCGACGACACCGTCATCGAGGAGGCGCCGGCCGAGgcccccccggctgtccccagggatgtccccaaggatGTCCCCCGCTGGCTGTCCCCGCGTCCAGGGTGCACCTCAGGAACTGGGggagcccccccggccccccccagccGGGACCCTGCCCCGCCTGGCAG cgtgcaggagctgctgttctgGCGGGACGTGAGGAAGAGCGCGGTGGCGTTCGGCgccagcctggtgctgctgctgtcgcTGGCCACGCTCAGCGCGGTGACGGTGGTGGCGCACGTGGCGCTGGCGCTGCTCTCGGTCACCATCAGCCTGCGCGTCTACCGGGCCGTGGTGCAGGCGCTGCAGAAATCCGACGAGGGGCACCCCttcag AGCGTACCTGGACGTGGACCTGGCGCTGTCCCCCGAGGCGTTCCAGGAGCACGCGGCCGTGGTGGCCCAGCACGTGAACCGCGCTCTGCGCCTGCTGCTCCACCTCTTCCTGGTGGAGGACCTGGTGGATTCCCTGGAG CTCGCCCTGACCATGTGGTTGATGACCTACGTGGGAGCCGTGTTCAACGGCatcaccctcctcatcctcg ccgACATCTTGGCCTTCACCCTCCCGCCCCTGTATGAGAAATACGAG GTGCAGATCAATCACTACATGGCCCTCGTCCGCCAACAGACCAAGGACCTCACGGCCAA GATCCAGGCGAAGCTCCCGGGTGTGGCCAAGAAGAAGCCGGAATAA